GCGGCGACGACATGCGCCCATCATCAACACATTTCGACGCGGCGCGCCCGGCATCAGGCCGGGAGGAACTCCACCGGGAGCGTCCGAGGCCCGTGGATGGTGAGCCCCGGGAGCCACGCGATGTCCGGGGAGCGGAGCCTCAGGGCGCGGATGCGCGGGACGAGCGCCTCCAGCGCGAGCCGGGACTCCATCCGCGCCAGCTGCGCGCCCAGGCAGAAGTGGATGCCGTGGCCGAAGGACAGGTACTGGCCTGCCTTCTCCCGGCCGGGGAGGAAGGCGTCCGGCTGCTCGAAGACGCGCTTGTCGCGGTTGGCGCTGGCCACCAGCCCCATGACGAGGCTGCCCGCCGGGATGAGCGTCCCGGACAGCTCCACGTCCGACGTCGCGACGCGGAAGGCGAACTGCGCGGGCGGCTCGCAGCGGAGCACTTCCTCCAGGAAGCGGGGGATGTGCGCGCGGTCCGCCCGGGCCTGCTCCAACTGCTCTAGAAGGCGCGCGAGCAGGATGGCCGCGTTGCCGATGAG
The sequence above is drawn from the Corallococcus sp. NCRR genome and encodes:
- a CDS encoding cytochrome P450, with product MLVLEPSTFTEFKRWSVNMGLVTSAVPAQHAAIHDTVKEMEDYLGGVIAARRRQPGEDMVSDLLRAEEEGQRLTDAEVLAFLFLLLPAGMETTAQLIGNAAILLARLLEQLEQARADRAHIPRFLEEVLRCEPPAQFAFRVATSDVELSGTLIPAGSLVMGLVASANRDKRVFEQPDAFLPGREKAGQYLSFGHGIHFCLGAQLARMESRLALEALVPRIRALRLRSPDIAWLPGLTIHGPRTLPVEFLPA